Genomic segment of Kingella negevensis:
TTTGCCAAAACACATTGGGCATGATATGCGTGGTGTGGACGGTGTCCGTGCCGTGAATGCGCGTTGGAAAGTGCCAAAAAACTGCGCGGAATTAGCGGAATTGGTGTGCAAATTTCACATTCGTTTGCACCAAGTTGGCGCGATTAAAGATGCGAAAAAGGTGTTGAAAGTGCTGAAAGAAATGGACGCATTTCGCCGCCCTGAGCGTTTTCAGGCTGTGTTAAATGTGTGCATGGCAGACCAGCAAGGGCGTTTGGGTTGGCAAGACGCGTCGTATCCGCAGCGTGAACATTGGTTGGCAGTGTTAGCGGCAGCGCAAAGTGTGGACACGGCAGCAATTGCGCGTGCGTTTGCGGATAAACCGAAAGAGATTAGTGAGCAGATTGATAAGGCGCGTGCGTGCGCGATGGCGTCTGTTCAAGAAAATTTCAGGCTGCGAGAGAATGAACACAATGATTGATTTGATACAGAAAAAAGATAAGTTCATTCTTGCACCTATGGCAGGTTATATAAATAAATAAAAATATTTTTTAAAAATAATCAGTTAATAATTATATTTAAAGTATTGAGCAAGTATGGTGTAAATAAAGTTAAAGAAAAAAGCAGCTTGAAACTTTCAGGCTGCTTTCTATTTGACTTAAATCAAGGGGCTGTCTTAGATTAGCAGTTATGTTACCCTACAAAAATGAAGATAACAAACTGTAAACTAAGCAAAAAAGTACAAAAGAAATTACTTGAATTTTTTGTACTCGAAGTTACCGCTCGTTCAGCTGCTAATTTGTTGGAGATTAACTCCAATTCGGCAGCCTTGTTTTACCGCAAAATCCGCCAAGTTATCGCTTATCATTTGGAGCTTCAAGCAGATGAAGTTTTTGATGGTTCTGTTGAGCTGGATGAAAGCTATTTTGGTGGACAACGTAAGGGTAAACGCGGTCGCGGTGCGGCTGGTAAAGTCGCTGTTTTTGGCATTTTAAAACGGCATGGCAAGGTTTATACTATCGTTGTTGAAAATACCAAACAGGATACTTTGTGTAAATCTTGAAATAGATAACCATACAAACGATGAGCATTGGCGTTTTCAGGCTGCATCTAATCTAGGCGATGGCATACGCGTTTCGTTTCAGTTGAAAAAACGACCACAAAAGTGGCGGGATAACTTACGGTGCGTTGGCGTATATCCATTCGCCCGATTTGCCTGTGGTGCTGGTGTTTAATAGCCGTTACCCAACGCTTTGGCAGGTAGGTCGCACTAAAAATACAAAATTTGCGGCGGTATGGCTAACGGGTGGCAGTCGTCAAGAAATATTAGGTTTGCCAAATGATATTCCTGTGCTGAATACAAGCGAGGAATCTCCTGTTTGCGCACGTGGCAATAGTTATACGCTGCCAAAAATTGTGCATGACCAATCTTCATCAAACCCAAAAGCAACGCTTGAAGTTCATACCGATGGTAGGGTGGTATTCAATCCGCGCAATGAATCGGTTACGTGGCAAGAGCCTCAAGGCAGCCTGAAAGACCTTATTTTGGGTGAAGATGAACTGCCTCAAGGGGAAGATGGCATTGCGTATCTAGCGAAAACCCACCAAGCGTATAGTTTGTCAAACAACGAAGCCGATTGCTTTTTTGGCATCATTAACGCAGACGAAAAAGATAGACCATTGCGTAACACTTTGTCGTTGCTGGAAAATGTGAAGTTTCCTGAATCCATGTATGGCGGACACCTCGGCGTTTTCTATTTGCCAGATTCTGTAGATTTTCCAAAAGGCAACCCAGCGCATAGCCGATTTGTGTTGCCATCGCGGTATTGCGTGGTCGGTCATTGCTGATACATTGCAGCCTGAAAAATATTTTCTCAATCCAAAAGGAAACTGTCATGAACTTACTGCCATTTTTATCTCAAGTCCCAGCCATTCAACTACGCGACCCATTGGCGCAATTTTTGGGCGCGACACCCGATGGCGTGCTGGAATACAGCTACATCGATGCTGTGAAATTGTGCGGACATTCTTGTCCAACCGTTGCAGGCGCGTATGTGATGGTTGTGAAAGGTCTGCAAGCCTTGTATCCAAACGCAACGCCAGAACGCGGCAATATTGAAGTGGCGATGCGTGGCGGACGTGCAGAAGGCACGGTAGGTGTAACCGCAACGGTTGCGCAATTGCTCACAGGCGCGGCAGCAGGAACAGGTTTTGCAGGCATTGGCGCACATGGTCGTTTTTCACGACGCGATTTGCTGGCGTTTGATGCGGATATTGCAGAAGAATTGGTGTTGCGTCGCAAAGACATAGGCGCGAGCGTGGCGGTTTCGTTTAACGGCAAGATTGTGCCGTTTGCGCCAGAAATGCGTGAAATCATGCCATTGGCAGTGAGCGGTCAAGCGACAGCGGAACAATTGGCGCGTTTTGGCGAACTGTGGCAAGCGCGAGTAAAAGCCATTTTGTTGGATAATTGGGACAATCCTGAATTGGTTTTAGTGAAGTTACTTTAAAATAGTTTGGCAGCCTGAAAATTTTGGCTATAATTTTCAGGCTGCTTTTTTTATTTTATTAACACATCAAAGCCTTGTTTTTTCAGGCTGCCTGAAAGGAATTAAATGAAACTAAAAAAAATAATAGTTAGTTTAGCTGTGTTATTGACATTGCCTGCTTGTTCCACAGCACGCACACAAACAGAACCTGCTGTTACTCGTTCTAATCAATCCATTCGCCAAAGCAATTCGGCAACCACTTATCAAGATTACGATTTATTGAGTGTGATTTTGAGAGCGGAGCAAAGCAGCTCAGGAAAAGTGCGCGATGTTTTGGCGACCACACGTCAAATGTCGCTGACAGAACGTGCGATTGTGAAAGGGGGCTGCTGGGATTATTTGGACGCTGCTTGGACGCGCGCTGGTGTGCCTCGCAATGCTCGTGTAACCACGTTTAAAGGCAATATTAAAGGGGAATTTGTCAATCCAAATGAATTGCGTGCGGGCGATTGGATTTACCACGTGAATTATAGTTACAACAATATTGAACACAGTGGCATGTTCATCGGCTGGGTTGATAAATCGAAACGATTGGGCGTTACGTTGAGCTATGCAGGCAGCAATCGTAAAGAGCCTGCGCGTTATAAAGTGTATGATTTGTCAGGTGTTTACAATATTATGCGCGCCAGTTAATCGCACAAAAAACCGATGTTTCAAAAGAAACATCGGTTTTTTTATTAAGGTTTGTGTTCAATAATATTGTCATCAGAAACCGAGCGTTTTTCAGGCTGCGTTTTACCATTTTTCACGGTAAATTCACCCTCAATCACATCATCATTGGCATGAGATGTACTGCGATAAGTTTGGTATTGAAAACTGCCAAATTGCCCTGATTGCTGCGTGGTGCTGGCGTTATCATCGCTGCTTGCGCTACCAAACGGCAGCAACAAAATCAGTGCAATCAAATCTGAGAAAAATCCTGGCATCATCAGCAAAAACGCCGCAAATGGAATGCGAACAGGATACAGCATTTGGTAAAACGACAAGCGTCCGCCACTTTTAAATAAACCGCCAGCCATCATCAATTTGCTCAAACCCGCGCTGCGTTGCATGATGAACGAACCCAGCATAAAAAACAAAATAATCAGCCCAAACGCCGCCAATCCGCCAATCGCTTTACTCACAAAAGCAATCGAAAAAATCTCTAAAAAAATGAAGAACAACAGGGTAATGCCCAAATATTGCATGGTGCGTAATCCTTGAGTGGTTGAAAAATTAGTAATGTAAAAATAGGGCAGATAACGCGTAAATACAAGGGATTGAGCTTGTAAAAAGCAGTAAAGGCAATTATTTGACTGTATAATAAGCACTTTCTTTATTTTAATATTTTCAGGCAGCCAACGTGTTTCAGGCAGCCTGAAAATAGGAGCTTTATGAAACGTACTTATTCTTTACTTTCCTTGATTGCAGTTTCCGTTCTACTTTCCGCCTGTGCCAGCAAAAAAACTGCCAGTTGTGCCAAACCACCACGCGGCTATTATTGCGTGAAATCAGGCGACACACTCTCACACATTAGCCAACGCTCAGGCGTAACCGTATCCGATTTGCGCAGTTGGAACAAACTAAAAAGCGACACCATTATCATTGGGCAAGTATTGCAAGTCTCAAAAAGCGCACGCTTAGGCGCACGAAAAGAGTTCACAAATAACACTGATACCGCCCAGCCAACCCCTGTTTACGAATCCACCATCAACCAAATGCAGCTCCCTGTTGTCGGCGGTTACATCATCCGTAATTATCAAGACAGCACTTACGGCATTGATATTGTCGCGCGACAAGGCACGCCCGTAGTTGCCGCCGCAGACGGCATTGTTTTGTATGCAGGCAACGACGTGGCAGGTTACGGCAATTTGCTGTTGATTCAACACAATAAATCCACAGTAACCGCATACAGCAACAACGAAAAAATGTTGGTACAAAAAAACGCGCTTGTGAAAGCAGGGCAACAAATCGCCACAGTTGGCACGCTCAATGGACGCAACGTCTTGCATTTTGAAGTTCGCGTGAATGGCAAATCCGTTAATCCAGACACCTATTTACCCAAATAACGCAGCCTGAAAACCATGTTGAAAGCCAAAATTTCCATTATTTTGACCGCGCTCAGTTTAAACGCCTGCACCTCCGTGATTTGGAACGGCGGCGTTTATGATGCCGACCGTGCCGTGGACGCGCAAATCAAGTTCGACAAAGTGCAAAGCGAAAGCATCAACGCCTTTGCGCGAGACAACACTTCAGGCAGCCTGATGTTACTCGGCAAACATTACTGGTATGCTGTTCACCCCAAGATCTCACAAGAGCTGATTGCCGTGCTGCAAACGCCGTATGAATATCGGATTACCGCCCCTTATCGCGGCGAAAAATTACGCGCCTTGCCTGTGCGATTGATAGACAAAAACCATTTCACCAGCGATTTTTGTTTGGACTATCAAGCCAAAAATGCCGACGTGAAAACGCTGCAATCGCTTGGATTTCAAGCACAATATCGCGCAGGGCATTACCGCAAATGTTTTGCGATAACAGGGCAGGTTTACACACCCAAACCCACGCAGCCTGAAAACATCACATCGCTGCCGTATACCATTCCCGTGAAAGCCGTTTTGCTGAACACTAAAATTGAATTGCAGCCTGAAAAACTGGCTCGAAATGTGTTGCTCACGCCGCTCGCGTTGGCGGTAGATGCAGCTAGTGGCGCAATTATGCTCCCCGTTTTGGTGCTGGGCGATTTATTCTAAAGGAAAACATGATGAAACAAAAAATGTTATGGGCAACGCTTGCCGCCGTTTTGCTCGCCGCTTGTGGCAAAGAAACCGACAAAATCGGCGAAGCGTCCACCGTTTTCAATATGCTGGGCAAAAACGACCGCATTGAAGTGGAAGCGTTTGACGACCCTGATGTGCGTGGCGTGTCGTGCTTCTTGTCTTACGCGAAAAAAGGCGGCTTGAAAGAAACCGTGAATCTGGAAGAAGACGCGAGCGATGCGTCTGTTTCTTGTGTGCAATCCGCGTCTATGATTGAGTACAATGAAAACGTGGTTACCAAACCGCGCCAAGTGTTTAAACGCAACGCCAGCTTTGCCTTTAAGAGCTTGCAAATCGTGCGTTATTACGATGTGAAGCGCAAAGCGTTTGCGTATTTGGTGTATAGCGACAAGATTATTCAAGGGTCGCCGAAAAACTCGCTTTCATCGGTTTCATGCTATGGTGCGCCGCCTGTGAATCCGAGTGCGGTTATGAATCAGCCGAATAAACAAATTCATGGCGGCTGTGTGCTTGAAGTGGCAGCGAAATAATCAAAAGCAGCCTGAAAAATGTTTTTCAGGCTGCGTTTTACTATTGCTTCGCTGTAGGTTGGATACTTGTATCCAACAATTTCTCAAATCTCTGAAAATGTAGGATTCAAGAATCCGACCTACATCTGCGTTTTAGTAATAGTTGATTAAAATAAAAATGAGACAAGGCAACAACGCCCGCCGTGTGTGCGTGGCAAATAAGGGTGTTGGCAACGCAGTATCATTGAGATTTTAATCACCTATTTAACCACCACACCTTTTTTGTAGTTGTACTGCTGCATAATATTGCCGTTAATCGCATAAGTTGTGTAAGTGCCATCGCTTGGGTGCGCGCGGAACGAGAACGCATCTTCACGAGAAAGCAGCATTGGGTCTGAGCGTTTTTCGCCAGTAGAATAGAAGTCTTGCACCAAAAAACCGTCTTTCTCTTTGTTAATCAGTTTACGGAAGAAACCGCCTTTTACTGCGCTATCCGTTGCCGTGCCTTGTGCGTCAAAATACGTAACAATTTGGTTTTCAATCACATTGATACCGCCGTTTGACACAGAATCCGTTGTGCTGGTTTTGTTGCGGT
This window contains:
- a CDS encoding peptidoglycan DD-metalloendopeptidase family protein, whose product is MKRTYSLLSLIAVSVLLSACASKKTASCAKPPRGYYCVKSGDTLSHISQRSGVTVSDLRSWNKLKSDTIIIGQVLQVSKSARLGARKEFTNNTDTAQPTPVYESTINQMQLPVVGGYIIRNYQDSTYGIDIVARQGTPVVAAADGIVLYAGNDVAGYGNLLLIQHNKSTVTAYSNNEKMLVQKNALVKAGQQIATVGTLNGRNVLHFEVRVNGKSVNPDTYLPK
- a CDS encoding NemA protein gives rise to the protein MKKLILSAVLLATLSGCGMGVSDSGVSLGVGLGGSIGRYVGLGTSINIPLTFDRNKTSTTDSVSNGGINVIENQIVTYFDAQGTATDSAVKGGFFRKLINKEKDGFLVQDFYSTGEKRSDPMLLSREDAFSFRAHPSDGTYTTYAINGNIMQQYNYKKGVVVK
- a CDS encoding FxsA family protein, producing the protein MQYLGITLLFFIFLEIFSIAFVSKAIGGLAAFGLIILFFMLGSFIMQRSAGLSKLMMAGGLFKSGGRLSFYQMLYPVRIPFAAFLLMMPGFFSDLIALILLLPFGSASSDDNASTTQQSGQFGSFQYQTYRSTSHANDDVIEGEFTVKNGKTQPEKRSVSDDNIIEHKP
- a CDS encoding CreA family protein, with protein sequence MKQKMLWATLAAVLLAACGKETDKIGEASTVFNMLGKNDRIEVEAFDDPDVRGVSCFLSYAKKGGLKETVNLEEDASDASVSCVQSASMIEYNENVVTKPRQVFKRNASFAFKSLQIVRYYDVKRKAFAYLVYSDKIIQGSPKNSLSSVSCYGAPPVNPSAVMNQPNKQIHGGCVLEVAAK
- a CDS encoding FmdE family protein, which gives rise to MNLLPFLSQVPAIQLRDPLAQFLGATPDGVLEYSYIDAVKLCGHSCPTVAGAYVMVVKGLQALYPNATPERGNIEVAMRGGRAEGTVGVTATVAQLLTGAAAGTGFAGIGAHGRFSRRDLLAFDADIAEELVLRRKDIGASVAVSFNGKIVPFAPEMREIMPLAVSGQATAEQLARFGELWQARVKAILLDNWDNPELVLVKLL